GGGCGCCCAGGATGCCCGCCCAGAGCGCGTCCGCGCCCGCCTCCGCGTCGGCGCGCGAGCGCTCGTGGCGGGCCTCGCGGTCGTCGAGGTACAGCGCGGGCACGCCGACCGGTTCGAAGCTGCGCAGCACGACGTCGCAGCCCAGCGGTTCGAGCCGGGCCCTGGCCGTGGCCAGGAAGGGGGCCAGCGCGAGCTCGGCCCCGGCGTCGACCAGGTCGAGTCGGGCGGTGACGGCGCCGGCGTCGAGATCGCTGACGGCGACCCCCGGCACGATGCCGGGGAGCAGCGCGGTGACGTCGGCGTCGTAGGTGTAGCCGCCGTTGACGACCGCGATGCCCTGGGCCTGGGCGATCGGCGCGATCTGGCGGAACTCCTCGACCGTGCCGGCGAGGTGGATCTGCTGGTGGTCACGGGTCAGCTCGGCGAGCGTGGTCCGGCCCGCGGTGGTCTCGACCGTCAGCCACGGCAGCATCAGCCGCAGCAGCTCGGGATCGTGCCTGGCCAGGGACTTGACGCCGAGTTGGTGCACCTGGAGGAACCGGCCGAGGCGGTCGGGATCCCCCGCCGCCAGCCCGGTCAGCCAGTCACGCACCCGGACGCCGAGGGCGTCGCGGACGGCGGCGAGCGTCTCGTCCTCGTAGAGGCTCTCGCGGGAGGCGGTCGGCCGCAGCGCGTCGGTGTCGAGCACGCAGCGGACGAAGAAGGCCCAGTCGGGCAGCAGGCCCTCGGCGCGGTCGGTCAGCAGCATGCCCTTGAGCGAGACCCGGTGGCCGCCGCGCTGGCTGGGGTTGGCGGCGGCGGGCAGCACGTAGCCGACGCCGCGGACCCCGGCGGCGGGCAGGTCGAGCTCGATGACGTCGAGGGGCTCGAAGCCGAACAGCGTGTGGCAGTGCGAGGCCAGCGCGACCCGGCGCGCGGAGGGCGTCGGGAACGGTCGGTCCCAGACGGCGGGCAGCTCGGTGACCGCGTGCTCGCCGCCGTCGGCGTCGACCACGGCCACGTCGTAGGGCAGCAGCGAGCCGAAGTCCCTGGCCAGCTCCAGCACGCGGGCGGGCGCGAGCCACTCCTCGCTGCCGCGACGGGCGGTCAGTTCCACGGTGGTGCCGGGCTCCGGCCTGGCGTCGTCGGTCAGGGTGCGCACGGTGTACGAGCCGTCGTCCCGCGCCAGCCACTCGACCGGCGGCGCGGACGCGTCCCGCGCGGAGCGGGTGACGACCCTGATCTCCTGGGCCACGACGAAGCAGGCCAGCAGGCCGATGCCGAACTGCCCCAGGAACTCGGCCCGCGCGGACTCCAGGCCGTCCCGCTTGGAGCTGCGCCCGATGGTGGCCAGCAGGCTGTGCACGTCGGCCTCGGTGAGGCCGACTCCCGAGTCGTCGACGCGAAGCGTGCCGTCCCCTGCGCGCAGCCGCACGACCGCGGGCGCGTCCGGGTCCGCGAGACGTCGGGCGGTGACGGCGTCGACCGCGTTCTGCAGCAGCTCCCTGACGTAGACGCGGGGGCTGGAGTAGAGGTGGTGGGAGAGCAGGTCGACCAGACCACGCAGGTCGACCTGGAAGGTGTGCGCGGTGGAGCGGGTGTCAGCAGTCATCTCTCGGCAGCGGTTCGGGCGAACGCGGGGCGTCGCGAACGAGAAGGGACACAGCGGGGGAGCGGCTCATGCTAGGGCCTCGAACAGACCCACGACCACGGATTTCCGCCGCCTCAGACCCTCCCACCCACCACTGACACCGCCCCGCGCGGCCATGCACTCCCGGGATCCGAAGAGTTCACTCGACGCCCTGGACGTCCCTGCGCCTGGCTCCGTTCCTTCTCGACGTCAGGAGCCGTCTTCAATGGGTCAGGGATCGTCCGTCGCCCCCCTCACTGGAGCACGACGGTGACGCCGTTCCTGCGCAGGAGGTTCACGGTCTCCTCGAAGTAGGACAGGCCGCCCAGGTGGTGCAGGACGTGTCCGGCGAGGGCGTCGCGGGCGATGGCAGCGTGGTGCCAAACGACGCCGGATGTCGGCTGCTTGGAATGACGCTCCCCGCCCGTCGGCGTGGACCCCGGTACTCGGCCCCGCGTCAGGCCATCGCCAACGCCATGGACGATCCCCAGCCGCAGGCCGTCTCCGCCGCCTCCAGCAAGACCGACCAGGCCCACGACACCTGGAAGCCCCCGCCCGCGCCACCCGCCCGCGCCGCCCGGGCGGGGGCGGGGCCGGGAAGGATCTCGGGGGGAGGGCCTAGGGTGGGCCCCATGGGCCACAGCACCGACTTCCGTTCCGCCGCGCGTCAGGCGGCCGATCTCATCGCCGACTACCTCGACGGCCTGCCCGATCGTCCGGTCTGGACGCCGATGTCGGCGGAGGCGCGTGAGGCGTTGCTCGAACTGCCGCTGCCGGAGCAGGGAACCGGGCTGGACGCGCTGCTCGGCGAGGTCGCCGCGAAGGTGCTGCCGCATCCGATGGGCAACGGGCACCCGCGGTTCTTCGGCTGGGTGAACGCCGCCCCCGCGCCCGCGGGCGTGCTCGGGGCGTTCGCCGCGACCGCGGTGAACCCCAGTTCGGCCGGGGGCGACCACGCGGACGTGCACCTGGAGCGGAGCGTCGTGCGGTGGCTCGCGGAGCTGGTCGGGTTTCCGCATCCGGCCGGGGGCGGGCTGCTGACCTCGGGCGCCTCGATGGCGACGATCGTCGCGCTCGGCGCGGCCAGGAACCGGGCCGCGGCCGGGCTCGGCGTGGACGTGCGGGAGGCAGGGCTGTCGGCGCTGCCGCCGCTGGTGGGCTACGTCAGCGCGGAGACGCACTCGTGCGTGCGCAAGGCGGCGGAGCTGCTCGGTCTGGGCAGCCGGCACCTCAGGACGGTGGCCACCGACGCCGCCGGACACCTGGACCCCGTCGCGCTGCGCCTGGAGATCGCCGAGGACCTGGCCGCCGGGCGGGTGCCCTTCCTGGTCGCCGCCTCCGCGGGGACGGTGAACACCGGGGCGGTCGACGATCTGGACGCGCTCGCGGACGTCTGCGCCGAGTTCGGGCTCTGGCTGCACGTCGACGGCGCCTACGGCGCGTTCGGCCGGCTGGACCCGGCCTCCGCGCACCGCTACGCGGGGCTGGAGCGGGCCGACTCCCTGGCGCTCGACCCGCACAAGTGGCTGGGCGTGCCGGTCGACTGCGGCTGCGTGCTGGTCCGCGACGCCGAGCAGCTGCGCGGGACCTTCAGCCTGGTGCCGCCCTACCTGCGCGACGACGCGGCCGGGGGTCTGGGCTGGTTCTCCGAGTACGGCATCGAGCAGACCAGGCCGTTCCGCTCCCTCAAGGTGTGGGCGACGATCGCGGCGTCCGGCCGCGAGGGCATCGTCCGCGACGTGAGCCGCTGCTGCGCCCTGGCCCGCACCCTCGGGGAGCTGGTCACCGCCGCCGACGACCTGGAGCTGCTCGCTCCCGTGGAGACCTCGATCGTGGCGTTCCGCTACCGGCCCGCCGGGCTGGACGAGGAGACGCTGCACCGCGTCAACGCCCTGCTGCCGGTAGCGGTGCAGGAGCGCGGCGAGGCCTTCGTGACGGGGACCGTGCTGGGCGGCCGGGAGGCCGTGCGGGCCTGCCTGTTGAACGCGGCGACCACCGAGCAGGATCTTCGGGTCCTGCTCGACGAGGTCCGCGAGGCCGGTGCCGCGCTCGTGAAGGGCGCCTGACTCCGGCCCCGCGGTCCACCACCGGCCTCAGCCGGTGGTGAACTCCGCCATCATCGCCATGTCCTCGTGTTCGAGGTTGTGGCAGTGCAGCAGGAAGCGGCCGGCGTAGTCGGTGAACCTGACCGCCACCTCCACGCCCTGGGCGGGCAGCACGTCGACGGTGTCCTTCCATCCGGCGTCGTAGAGGCCCGGCTGCTCGCCGTTCCTGCTCACCACCTGGAAGGGGTCCAGATGCAGGTGGACGGGGTGGTGCACGTCGGTGACGAAGCGCCAGACCTCGATCTGCCCGAGCTTCGGCGCGGCCAGCGAACGGCCGGGCCGGTAGTCCTGTCCGTTGACGGTCCAGCTCTTCTCGGACTTCTGGAAGACGAAGGTGCGGTGGGCGACGGCCTTGGCCGGGTCCAACTGCTCGACGTGGGACAGCGGCCGCCGTATCGGGATCACCGAGTCGTCCGCGACCTTGGCGGTGCCGATGTCGAACCGCATGACCTCGTCCGTGCCGCCGCTGCCGAGCCGGTTGACCAGCCGGACGCTGCTGCCCGCCGGGTAGCGGGAGAAGTCGACGAGGACGTCGAAGCGCTCGGCCGGGGCGATGTCGATCGAGTCGTGGAACGAGGCCGAGCTCAACAGGCCGCCGTCGGAGCCGATCTGCACCAGGCCGAGGCCGCCGGACGGCGGCGGGTCCAGCTCCAGCCGGTAGCGGCGGGAGTTGGACGCGTTGAGGAGGCGCAGCCGGTAGCGGGCGCGGTCGACCTCGGCGAAGGGCCAGGGCGCGCCGTTGACCAGGACGACGTCGCCCAGCACGCCGTTCATGTAGGCGTTCCGGACGCCGGGGGTGCCCTCGGCCGGGTCCAGCGCCGGGTAGGCGAAGCCGCCGTCGGCGCCGAAGGCCCGGTCCGCGATCATCAGCGGCAGTTCGCGCGGGCCGCGCGGCAGCGGCAGCGCCGCCTCCTCGTCGTCGCGGACCAGGTGGAAGCCGGCCAGGCCGCGGTAGACGTGCGGGCCGGTGAAGCCCATGGTGTGGTCGTGGTACCAGAGCGTCGCGGCGCGCTGCTGCATCGGATAGACGTACCGGCGCTCGGTCGTGGCGGTGGCCGAACCCATGCCGGGCATGCCCGCCATGCTGCCAACAGAGGCCGAACCGCCGCCGCCCAGCGGAGCGATGAGGTCGAGCGGGTGGCCGTCGCTGTCGTCCGGGGTGTGGCCGCCGTGCAGGTGGACCACGGTCGGGTGCGGTAGTTCGTTGCGGTGCGTCACCACGGTGCGGCGGCCGGAGCGGGACTCGATGGTAGGGCCGGGGAAGACGCCCTGGTAGCCCCAGACCTCGGTGTCGTGGCCCGGCACCAGCCGGGCCAGCCCGGGGCGGGCGGTGATCTCGTAGTAGTCCGTGGTGCCGTCGGTCCGCACCGGCTGCAGGACCGGAGGGACCGGCAGCGGCACCGCGTACTTCTTCGGCAGCGGCACCTTGCTGGTCAGCAGCAGGCCCGGCTGGCCGCCGGGGATCATCCCGCCGAGCAGCGGCAGCCCGACGGCGACCGCCCCCGCCCCGAGGACCCCGGCCGCGCCGTATCCGAGGAACCGGCGGCGGCTCACGCCATGCCCGCGCATGCCCTGCCCGCTCATGCCTGCACCTCGACGGTCTCCGCCGCCTTCGGGACAGCGGTCGCCGCACCGGGCCTGAAGGTGAAGACGTCCACGGCGAACTTCTCCGCCATCACGAAGATGCCGACGCCGAGCGGGATGTGCAAGAGCAGCGCCCGCTCGAAGCCCAGCGAGATCTGCGCGGCGCAACTGACCAGCAGCACACCGTAGGTGACGGCGAACCTGGCCGGACCGCCGGCGAGCCGCCAGGCCAGCAGCCCGGCGAGGACGGCGAGCAGCACCACGGTGGCCAGGATCATCGCGGCCATCATGTGGGCGTCGAGGAGCGGGTAGTAGCCCTGCAGAAAACCGCCGGCCAGGAACGGCTGCCCGGCGGCGAGCAGCGCGACAAGGGCCGCGCAGACGCGCAACACGAGCAGGGGCCAGCGGGGCGGGACAGGGTTCTGCGGCATGACGATTCCCCCAGGGACAGCACAATTTCGTCTCTGGAGAGATAGTCTCATATGAGATTGTCTTGCGCATCCCCTATATTGGAGTCATGACCGACAGCACCCCGCCGCCCCTCGGCCTGGCCCTGCGCCACGCCCACCTGCGGGCCGCCCGCGTCTTCGCCGAGGAGCTGGGGCCGCTCGGCGTGGAGAACATCGTGGCCGGAGTGCTGATGCACCTCGGCCACCTGGGGCCGCAGACCCAGCGTCAGCTGGTCGAGCGGGTCAACAGCGACAAGTCCGCCATGGTCCGTTACATCGACGCGCTGGAGGCGCGCGGACTGGTGCGGCGCGAACCGCACCCGACCGACCGCCGCGCCCAGTTGATCGTGCTGACCGACGCCGGACGGGTGCTGCTGGCCGAGGTCCAGGAGGCCGCGGACCGCACCGAGGACCGGTTGACGGACCACCTCACGCCGGAGGAGCGCGAGCTCTTCCACCGCCTGCTGGTCCGCTTCACCTACGACTGACGGACCGAACGCGACGCCTCGTCGGCCGCGCCTCCCCGGCCGACCAGCCCGCGCGGCTTCTCGGCGAACTCCGCCAGCCGCGAGCCCATCGCGCGGAGCTTCATCGGTCCGACCGCGCCGACGATCAGCGGGGTCAGGTGCCGCTGCGGCTGCATGGCCCGCAGCCACGCCTGGGCGTAGACGTGCACGGAGCGGCGGGAGATGCCGTCCGCGAGCCGCTCGACCGCGGGGGCCAGCGGGTAGGTGCGGTTGAGCGGCCAGGGCAGTGCGGCCCGCATGTCCCGCATCACCGCGTCCTCGTCCGCGCCGCGCACCATGTCGGTGTCGGTCCAGCTCAGGTAGCCGACCCCCACCTTGACGCCCTTGAGCGCCAGCTCGGGGCGCAGCGCGTGGGCGAAGGCCTCGACGCCGCTCTTGCTCGCGCAGTACGCCGTCATCAGCGGCGCGGGGGTGAGCGCGGCCAGCGAGGCGATCTGCAGGAGGTAACCGCGCGAGGCGGTCAGCGCGGGCAGGAAGGCCCAGGCCGTGTTGGCGCTGCCGACCAGGTTGACCTCGATCACCCGGGTCCACACGTCGGGGTCCGAGTCCTCGAACGGCGCGCCGGTCGCGATGCCGGCATTGGCGACCACGACGTCGACCCGGCCGTAGCGCTCGACGATCGCCTCGGCCGTGGCACGCAGCGCCTCCCGGTCGGTGACGTTCGCCTCCCACCAGCCCGCGTCCGCCCCGCACTCCCCCGCGACCTGCTCCAACTGCTCCCGCTCCAGGCCGACCAGCGCCACCTTCGCGCCGCGGGCGGAGACCGTGCGGGCCAGCTGCGCGCCGACGCCGCGGGCGGCCCCGGTGATCACGACGACCTGACCGGCCATGCTCTTGTTCGGCATCTCGAACCTCTCAGACGTGCTCGGACGTGTCGGTCGTGCCCGACCCTGGTCAGGCGGGCACGGGGGCGGTGACGGGCGCGTGGATCAGGTCGTACTCGTGCAGGTCCACCTGGCGCGTCTCCCGCC
This genomic interval from Streptacidiphilus rugosus AM-16 contains the following:
- a CDS encoding HSP90 family protein, with the protein product MTADTRSTAHTFQVDLRGLVDLLSHHLYSSPRVYVRELLQNAVDAVTARRLADPDAPAVVRLRAGDGTLRVDDSGVGLTEADVHSLLATIGRSSKRDGLESARAEFLGQFGIGLLACFVVAQEIRVVTRSARDASAPPVEWLARDDGSYTVRTLTDDARPEPGTTVELTARRGSEEWLAPARVLELARDFGSLLPYDVAVVDADGGEHAVTELPAVWDRPFPTPSARRVALASHCHTLFGFEPLDVIELDLPAAGVRGVGYVLPAAANPSQRGGHRVSLKGMLLTDRAEGLLPDWAFFVRCVLDTDALRPTASRESLYEDETLAAVRDALGVRVRDWLTGLAAGDPDRLGRFLQVHQLGVKSLARHDPELLRLMLPWLTVETTAGRTTLAELTRDHQQIHLAGTVEEFRQIAPIAQAQGIAVVNGGYTYDADVTALLPGIVPGVAVSDLDAGAVTARLDLVDAGAELALAPFLATARARLEPLGCDVVLRSFEPVGVPALYLDDREARHERSRADAEAGADALWAGILGALRGSAPRAQLVLNHHNPLVRRIAGIAEPELAGVAVESLYGQALLLSRRPLTAADSALLNRSFLGLLDWATHTPASRPEENR
- a CDS encoding pyridoxal phosphate-dependent decarboxylase family protein; this translates as MGHSTDFRSAARQAADLIADYLDGLPDRPVWTPMSAEAREALLELPLPEQGTGLDALLGEVAAKVLPHPMGNGHPRFFGWVNAAPAPAGVLGAFAATAVNPSSAGGDHADVHLERSVVRWLAELVGFPHPAGGGLLTSGASMATIVALGAARNRAAAGLGVDVREAGLSALPPLVGYVSAETHSCVRKAAELLGLGSRHLRTVATDAAGHLDPVALRLEIAEDLAAGRVPFLVAASAGTVNTGAVDDLDALADVCAEFGLWLHVDGAYGAFGRLDPASAHRYAGLERADSLALDPHKWLGVPVDCGCVLVRDAEQLRGTFSLVPPYLRDDAAGGLGWFSEYGIEQTRPFRSLKVWATIAASGREGIVRDVSRCCALARTLGELVTAADDLELLAPVETSIVAFRYRPAGLDEETLHRVNALLPVAVQERGEAFVTGTVLGGREAVRACLLNAATTEQDLRVLLDEVREAGAALVKGA
- a CDS encoding multicopper oxidase family protein, with amino-acid sequence MSGQGMRGHGVSRRRFLGYGAAGVLGAGAVAVGLPLLGGMIPGGQPGLLLTSKVPLPKKYAVPLPVPPVLQPVRTDGTTDYYEITARPGLARLVPGHDTEVWGYQGVFPGPTIESRSGRRTVVTHRNELPHPTVVHLHGGHTPDDSDGHPLDLIAPLGGGGSASVGSMAGMPGMGSATATTERRYVYPMQQRAATLWYHDHTMGFTGPHVYRGLAGFHLVRDDEEAALPLPRGPRELPLMIADRAFGADGGFAYPALDPAEGTPGVRNAYMNGVLGDVVLVNGAPWPFAEVDRARYRLRLLNASNSRRYRLELDPPPSGGLGLVQIGSDGGLLSSASFHDSIDIAPAERFDVLVDFSRYPAGSSVRLVNRLGSGGTDEVMRFDIGTAKVADDSVIPIRRPLSHVEQLDPAKAVAHRTFVFQKSEKSWTVNGQDYRPGRSLAAPKLGQIEVWRFVTDVHHPVHLHLDPFQVVSRNGEQPGLYDAGWKDTVDVLPAQGVEVAVRFTDYAGRFLLHCHNLEHEDMAMMAEFTTG
- a CDS encoding MarR family winged helix-turn-helix transcriptional regulator, whose translation is MTDSTPPPLGLALRHAHLRAARVFAEELGPLGVENIVAGVLMHLGHLGPQTQRQLVERVNSDKSAMVRYIDALEARGLVRREPHPTDRRAQLIVLTDAGRVLLAEVQEAADRTEDRLTDHLTPEERELFHRLLVRFTYD
- a CDS encoding SDR family oxidoreductase — encoded protein: MPNKSMAGQVVVITGAARGVGAQLARTVSARGAKVALVGLEREQLEQVAGECGADAGWWEANVTDREALRATAEAIVERYGRVDVVVANAGIATGAPFEDSDPDVWTRVIEVNLVGSANTAWAFLPALTASRGYLLQIASLAALTPAPLMTAYCASKSGVEAFAHALRPELALKGVKVGVGYLSWTDTDMVRGADEDAVMRDMRAALPWPLNRTYPLAPAVERLADGISRRSVHVYAQAWLRAMQPQRHLTPLIVGAVGPMKLRAMGSRLAEFAEKPRGLVGRGGAADEASRSVRQS